The segment ATCGCAAACCATACCGTTCTTCAGAAGGCGGTGATCGTAAACCATTCGGTTCTCGTGAAGGCGGTGATCGCAAACCTTATCGTTCCCGAGAAGGAAGTGGAAATCGAGAAGACGGAAATCGTAAACCATTCGGTTCTCGTGAAGGCGGTGATCGCAAACCATTCGGTTCTCGTGAAGGCGGTGATCGCAAACCTTATCGTTCCCGCGAAGGGAGTGGAAATCGTAAACCATTCGGCTCTCGTGAAGGCGGCGACAGTAAACCATTCGGCTCTCGTGAAGGCGGCGACCGTAAGCCATTCGGTTCTCGTGAAGGCGGCGACCGCAGACCATACCGTTCTTCAGAGGGCGGCGATCGCAAACCATACCGTTCTTCAGAAGGCGGTGATCGCAAACCATTCGGTTCTCGTGAAGGCGGTGATCGCAAACCTTATCGTTCCCGCGAAGGGAGTGGAAATCGAGAAGACGGAAATCGTAAACCATTCGGCTCTCGTGAAGGCGGCGACCGTAAACCATTCGGCTCTCGCGAAGGCGGCGATCGTAAACCATTCGGTTCTCGTGAAGGCGGCGACCGCAAACCATACCGTTCTTCAGAGGGCGGCGACCGTAAACCATTCGGCTCTCGTGAAGGCAGTGATCGTAAACCATTCGTATCTCGCGAAGGCGGAGACCGCAAACCATACCGTTCTTCAGAAGGCGGAGATCGCAAACCATACCGTTCTTCAGAAGGCGGCGACCGTAAACCATTCGGATCTCGTGAAGGCAGCGATCGTCCTCCTCGTCAAGGGGGGCGAAAACCATTCGGGTCTCGTCCTCAAAGTGATTCGGATTCCTATGGAAACGAGCGAAGCTTTCCCTCCGAAGAAAACGAGCGTTACGAAGACGTTCGTTCCGGCTGGAACTCCACCAAATTATCGTTAAGCGAATTTGATAGACCGGAAAGTCTGACGTTTCATGCATCTTGCGGAGACGGACTTTCATTTCTTTTAAAAGAAGAAGTCGAGGAAGCGGGTTTGGAAGTCTTATCGGAAAATCGCGGCGGCGTTTTCTTTAAAGGACCGGCAAAGAAAGTAAGAGATTTTTGCTTAGGTTCCGGAATTGCATCAGGTATCAGCTTTGAACTTTCCTCTTGGGGAGACATCCAAGAACCGGACGATCTTTACGAAGTCGCTGCGATGTATCCGTTCGAGAAATTACTTTCACCGGGAACTCGTTTCAGAATTGACGCCAGCACGAAGGATACCCTACCCGATTCACGTTATGCTACCTATCGATTAAAGGACGCCATCTTTGACCGATTTAGAGCAAAGGGTCTGGACTTACCCGAAGCGGATCGTGACGAACCGGAAGTCCTGTTTTATCTACGTTCCAGAATGGATCAGGCGAAATTGTTTTTAGCACTTCACGCGCAACCTCTTCAACGAAGGGGCCATGAAAGACAAGGGGGGGAAGCTCCGATCAGGGAAACACTGGCGCAAGCTCTTCTCCGTTTTTCAGGTTGGAAAGTTAATGAACCGTTATACGATCCATTTTGCGGATCCGGAACATTATTAATCGAAGCAGCTCTTAGAGTTCGCAACGGCGGCTGGGTGAATTACCGAAGCCTTTCCCGATCCTCCATCTTTTCCCGACTATTCGGCTCCTTTAAACCGAGTGAGCAAACTTCGAAAGAAGCCGGTCCGATTTTATTCGGATCCGACGTATCGGAAGAAGCAATCGAGCTAGCTAAAGAAAACGCGAAGGAAGCCGGAGTTTCCGATTTAATTCGGTGGGATGTATTCCCCGCTCAATCCCCTCCCGAAGATTTCCCGTTCAAAAACGGAAAGATCGTAACGAATCCTCCTTACGGCGTAAGAATCGGCGACAAAGAAACCGTTGCGGAGCTATACGCGGAATGGGGAACGACACTCAAGGAAAGATTTAAGGAAACCGATGTAGCCCTCGTCGCGGGGGATCCTTCCCTACTAGGCAATCTGAAGTTAAAAGCTTCGAGAGAACAATCGGTTACGATTGCTAAGTTAAAG is part of the Leptospira broomii serovar Hurstbridge str. 5399 genome and harbors:
- a CDS encoding THUMP domain-containing class I SAM-dependent RNA methyltransferase; this encodes MTFHASCGDGLSFLLKEEVEEAGLEVLSENRGGVFFKGPAKKVRDFCLGSGIASGISFELSSWGDIQEPDDLYEVAAMYPFEKLLSPGTRFRIDASTKDTLPDSRYATYRLKDAIFDRFRAKGLDLPEADRDEPEVLFYLRSRMDQAKLFLALHAQPLQRRGHERQGGEAPIRETLAQALLRFSGWKVNEPLYDPFCGSGTLLIEAALRVRNGGWVNYRSLSRSSIFSRLFGSFKPSEQTSKEAGPILFGSDVSEEAIELAKENAKEAGVSDLIRWDVFPAQSPPEDFPFKNGKIVTNPPYGVRIGDKETVAELYAEWGTTLKERFKETDVALVAGDPSLLGNLKLKASREQSVTIAKLKGKLVAYRID